DNA from Pseudanabaena galeata CCNP1313:
AGAGAACGGGAATTGAATGTGGGTTTTGAGTCTGTGCCTCTGGATGTGTTGTCAGAGGAGAAGGCACTGGAACTGTTAAGAAAAATAGTTGGTGCGGCAAAGGTAGATAAAGAACTGGTCACGGTCAAGGAGATTTGCAAAACTCTGGGTTATTTGCCCTTGGGCATAGAGTTAGTCGGTGAATATCTGAGCAAAAATCGCTTTTTGACGTTTGCTAAGTTACAGGAAAGGTTAACTCTTGCCGATGACTCGATTGCAAGGGAACGCAAGAATAAGTTATATGGCTATCGTGGTGTAGAAGCAGCAATCCAACTGAGTTGGGATGACATCAGTACTGGATCTAAGAGAGTGGCGATGCTGTTAGGGCTGTTTGCACCTGTTGTGGTTTTTTGGGAGTTGGTGGCTGGGATTGGAGTAAGTGCCGAAATTACGGAAGATGAACTGAATGAGGCAAGGGGGCAGTTAGACAGTTTGCATTTAATTCAACCAATAGATGAAGAATGCAACTTTTATAAGATTCATACTCTAGTCCGCGAGTTCTTTCGGGCAAAGCTCTTAAAAGCGGAAGAGAATCATCAGTTTCGGCAAGCATTTGTAAATAGGTTGCTTGCCCTAGCTAAAGAGATTCCCGAAACGCCAACGATAGATCTGATTGCAATAGTAGCTCTTGTTATTCCCCATTTGGATATACTGAGCCGCGAAATGCTGGGTGATATTCTCAATCCTGAAGAAGATTTGATTTGGGCATTTACAGGAATTGCGTGTTTCTATAAAGCGCAGGGATTCTACGCACTTGCCGAAGAGCCATATCAAAGATGTTTGAAAGCAACGCAAGAACTTTTAGGAGAGCGCCACCCCGATGTCGCCACCAGTATCAACAACCTTGCAGATCTGTATAGTTCGCAAGGAAGATATGCAGAAGCGGAGAAATTAACTCAAGAATCACTTCAAATGCGTCAAGAGATATTTGGGGGAAATCATCCTGATACTGTCAACAGTTTTCACTTGCTCGCTTATTTATACAAAGCTCAAGGAAAATATGGAGAAGCAGAATCTATTTATCTACAAGTAATTAAGAAATACAAAGAACTGTTAGGTGATCGCCATCCCTCTGTCGCCACCAGTATCAACAACCTTGCAGATCTGTATAGTTCGCAAGGAAGATATGCAGAAGCGGAACCGCTCTGTCAAGAAGCGATGCAGTTGAGGCGAGAACTTTTAGGTAATCGCCATCCCGATATTGCAAACAGTTTCAACAACCTCGCAGAGTTGTACAATTCGCAAGGGAGATATGCAGAAGCGGAACCGCTCTTTCAAGAGGCAATACAGTTGATGCGAGAACTTTTAGGCGATCGCCATCCCGATATTGCATACAGTTTCAACAACCTCGCAGAGTTGTATCGTTCGCAAGGGAGATATGCAGAAGCGGAACCGCTTTATCAAGAGGCAATACAGTTGATGCGAGAACTTTTAGGCGATCGCCATCCCGATATTGCATACAGTTTCAACAACCTCGCAGAGTTGTATCGTTCGCAAGGGAGATATGCAGAAGCAGAACCGCTTTATCAAGAGGCAATACAGTTGATGCGAGAACTTTTAGGCGATCGCCATCCCGATATTGCATACAGTTTCAACAACCTCGCAGAGTTGTATCGTTCGCAAGGGAGATATGCAGAAGCAGAACCGCTTTATCAAGAGGCAATACAGTTGATGCGAGAACTTTTAGGCGATCGCCATCCCGATATTGCATACAGTTTCAACAACCTCGCAGAGTTGTATCGTTCGCAAGGGAGATATGCAGAAGCAGAACCGCTTTATCAAGAGGCAATACAGTTGATGCGAGAACTTTTAGGCGATCGCCATCCCTCTGTCGCTACCAGTTTCAACAACCTCGCAGAGTTGTATCGTTTGCAAGGAAGATATGAGGAAGCAGAACCACTGTTTATACAAGCCCTGTCACTGAGTCAAGAACTATTAGGAGAACGCCATCCCTCTGTCGCCAGCAGTATCAACAACCTAGCAGGGCTGTACGATTCGCAAGGAAGACATGGAGAAGCAGAACCTCTCTATGTGAAAGCATTAGAAATTATGGAAGTTTCGCTAGGAGTGGAACATCCAAATACAAAAACTGTTCGCAATAATCTCCAGTCTCTACGCGATCTACAAAACCAAATGAATATGACTCCTAAAGGTATTGTGACTATTTATGATAGACAAGGGCGTGATTGCCAAATTGAAGTTAATGAGCATGAGTCCATTCTTTCGCTTAAAGTTTATCGTTCGCTGGATTGTGTTGGACTAAGGGATATGGTCGGTCATATCGACTGTGTTTTTGAGTCTCCTAATGAAATGCTTCTAGCAGATATTCACTTTGCAGACAACATAGCCCGTAGCCCACTAGGACGTATTTATGCATTTTTTCACAAAGAACCAAAATGCTACCAAAGGCTGGGACTAGGAACTGCCACACTAGAATTTCTTATAAAATATGTTAAGGAGAAAGGAATCAAAAAGATTCATGGGTCAATAACTCAAGACGATCTTAATGCTAACCCGAAGCTAATCAAATGGTATCGAGATAATGGTTTTACAGTAGAAGCTCTAACGGCTGAAGAAATAGAGAAAGATAGGAAAGCCAGAATCTGTCTTTACTTGCCATAGCGCCAAAAAAACACTTGACGATAAAGGCGATCGCAAGCGTATTTGGGATTTGATTTAGGCGATCGCTAAAATATGCCTTGACCACAAGTAACATATAAGTTACTCTAGTGCCTAGTATGAAAGTTCAAGAATATATCCAAGAAGATGGCTCAAACCCTTATCAGAAATGGTTCGATGCTCTAGATGCGATCGCTGCGGCAAAAGTGACAGTTGCCAAATCGCGGCTAGAGCTAGGCAACACATCAAACATCAAATGGTTTGATGGAATTGGCGAATATCGAATTGATTGGGGTGCAGGATACCGAATTTATCTAGCCCAAGATGGAAATCAACTCATAGTTCTATTTGGTGGAGGCACGAAAAAAGGTCAACAATCCGATATTGAACGAGCTAAAGAACTGTATCAAGAGTATAAAAGGCGCAAAAAAGAGGCTAGACAAGCAGCTATCAAAGAAGAAATCGACAAAAAGAAGAAAAAGAAAAAATGACAACTACACCCCTAAGACGCGACTTTAAAGAAACAGTTAATGCAAGAGTCCAAAGAGATTCCGCATTTGCCGCCGCTTTACTTGACGAAGCTATTTCTCTTTTCCTCAATGGCGAACCAGAAACCGCGAGACTCATATTGAGAGATCTCGTCAATGCAACCATCGGATTTGAAGAACTAGCGATCGCCACATCTAAACCTAGTAAAAGCCTTCATAGAATGCTCTCTGCAAAAGGAAATCCCACAATGGATAATCTCACCGCTATTCTCAAAGTTTTGCGTAAAACCCTTCAAGTCGATATCAAAGTACAGACGGTTACTTGTGCTTAAAATATCTCTGCTCATCTCGTAAGAGTGGGTTTCAAGTAACGAGTAATCGCTTATTCTTGAGAAAGATTTTAGTTGTGAAAAGCAGTTAACGGCGATCGCTCATGTCAGATTTAATTACGCAACTATGTCAGCTAACGGTGGAGATACTGAAAGCTAATCCTCAAGAGGATTTGGCTGAGTTTGTGGAATTGGTCAAGAAAAGCATCGATGCTGATTCACAGTTAGGTGAGGCAATACAAAGCGATCGCCTGTTAACGCAGGTCAATCGAGATGGGAGCAAGGGTTATCAAACCTTGGTTGCGGGTGGTGTTGCGAATATTGGCAATACTTACCTCAATGATGTGCAGCCAGAGATGTTGCAGGAAATCTTGCAACGAGTTTTAGAAAACATCCTGAAGTCACAGCCACATTTCAAGCAAACAGCACCAAAAGATCATAACAAGAGCTTTTATAACAATCTAGGCGATCGCGAAATTGACCGAGATGGAAACTTTGTTGGAAGGGAGCAGGATTTAGAGGAATTGCACGATTTATTGCAGGCGCAAAGCGAAAGCTCGCCTTTGCCAATGGTGTTAATTTCTGGGATGGCAGGGATGGGGAAAAGCGAACTAGCGCGGCAGTATGGCAAATTGCATTTAGATGATTATGCGGGTGGGGTGGGAATATTCGAGGCAGCGCAGTTTGGTGAATCCCTTAGAGACTTTATGCAGTTGAGATTTTGTGAAGATGGGGATTTACGGCACTTCACCAAATTAGAAACACAGGTAGAGGAAGGCTGGCAGCAGTGGCAAAAGTTTTGCGGTGAGGAGAAAATAGCGCTGATCTTGATTGATGACGTGACCGAATATCAAACACAGGTTTTGCCATACTTGCCGAAGAGTTTAGGAGATGTCCATCCGTTTCGATTTGTGCTGACCTCGCGATCGCTATTGCAGGGTAAATTAGCGTTGCTGGAAATTCAGGAATTGAAGACCGAGGCAGCGTTACAGTTATTGACCAAATGGGCAGAACCAAATCAGCAAACCTTGCTAGACAATCCTGAGATCGCCGCAAGCCTTTGCAATCGTTTAGGCTGTTTGCCATTAGCCCTAACTTTGGTCGGTAGTTGGCTCAAGAATTCCCAAGCAACTTTACCGATCGTGATCGCGGAATTGGAACAAAACGGGCTAGGAAGCGAAGTATTGGAACCCTATGAAGTAGCGCCCGAAAATATCGATTCTGGAAAGAACATTAAGCAGGGGTATAGTCAGGATACGTGTAAAACAGTGCCACGAAGCGCTGAAATCTTTACTGTGAAATGCTTTCAGCTATCAAACTTTTAAAGATGAAGAAGATTGATAAGATGTCCCACAAAAAGGGCAGAAACGATGCTTCAGGGAAGTAATCGGCTCCTGACAGCCAACACAGCGATGACGTAACTCCATCCCGCAGAGAAAACAAAACTTCGCTCTTAAATCCAGCCACATCGACTCAGGAGCCATTCCTACAGTCCAGCAACTCGGACAAAACTTGAGCGCAGATGGGACATCCACGGCAACACCTCTGCCAACCGATTCGAGATACTCTTTCGGAACATTAAGAGCATAAGCCAACCCACTACAAGTTTTGTGATTGAGTTTAAGCGTTCTCCCTCGTTCGATTTTACCCAAGCTTTGCAAATGAATACCCGCAAGTTCGACCACATCGGCTTGACTCAAACCTCTGTGTAGTCTGAGCCGTCGAAGATATTGACCGAGTGATTCATCAGCTTTAGGCGCAAGTAAAGAATCAAGAAGCTGCATATAAGTCTAGATTAAAGTATCAATAAAGAAATATACTTTTAAAATAATCTTATCCTTAAGTTTAGACTGATGGAGGTAGTATATGTCGCTGACTTTAGCAACAGTTACTACTCAATTTTTAGAGCGTCCTGGACTGAGTATCGCCACCCAAAAGTCTTACGAACTGACACTGATTCCGCTACTACAAAAGTATGGACGATATCCAATTGAGATTCTGGGTCGTGCAGTAATAGAAGAGTATCTCAACGGCTTGAACCATCTAGCCTATACAACTCACCACCGACATCAATCCATCGTTCAAGCCCTCCTAAACTTTGCTGTCGAACAAGGATATATCAGAGTCAATCCAATTGCTCATTTACGACGGCGTAAGCCAGATTTTAGTAAAGGCGAACATGCCTCAGATTGCGTCATCCGCTATCTGAGTACCACCCAACTCCAGCAAATGTATGAGGCGATTACACCCGATTGTCGCCTGAATGCTGTAGTTCGACTTTTACACCGCAGTGGAGCAAGAATTGCCGAACTCTTAGCTTTAAATCTAGAAGATCTAGATCTGCAAGGGCAGAGGTTTCAGGTCGTTGGGAAAGGCAATAAGACCCGCTGGTGCTTCTACAGTGAGGATGCAGCACTATTGCTAGAGAAATACCTCAAATACTACCGACACCAAGGGCATCCAGCTCTGTGGACAGCTCAACACCGACTCAGTAAGAAAGTGGTGCGATTGAGTTATCCAAATATTCATCAGCGATGGCGAGACTTGACAGATCCTTTCCCCTTAATAGCAGGTATTCGCCTTCACGATCTGCGGCATACTTTTGCGACAGAAAGAGTCGGATTAATCGGGATTGAAGAACTAAGAGCATTGATGGGACACCAAAATATTCAGACCACTTTGCGATATCAAAAAGTTACTTCCGAGCAGGCTGAACTTGCTGCTCAAACAGCTTTAAATAAGTTACTAAAATTTGATGATGAATTTCGAGCGTTCTGAGAATTGTTAAGCACCTTATTAATCTACAAGTGGTTTGAGCTAGGAGTATAATTAATACTCTCAAATAGGAAAGTGAGCCTAACGCTAATTAACGTTTGTGTTACCGAAAATCGGCGGTAATCGCCTAATTTAATGACCGCAATCGAACGCACCGCCTATCCTCGTTTTAAATCTCTCCCGAATCTCAAAGAATTAGCCGAACTCTATACCCCAACTGAATCCGAGCTAGCTTTTGCTCGTGTCCAAACTGCCAGTAAAGAAGGTCGATTTCGCTTGTTGATATCTCTGAAAGCTTTTCAGCGACTAGGGTACTTTCCAGATGCGGCATCAATTCCAACCGCACTCATTGAGCATTTACGGAAGCTATTGAATTTAAACAGTTCAGTTGATGCCATTGCCCCCCTGCGGTCACAACGTCGCTATGAAACAGCGATTCGGACTTTTCTAAAAGTTAAAATCTTTGATGCTGGCGCACGTCAACATATCGCTATTGCTATCGCAACGGCGGCGACAACTATGGATCGTAACGCCGATTTAATTAATGTGGCGATTGAGGAATTGGTCAAAGAAAGCTATGAGTTACCAGCGTTTAGTACCTTAGATCGACTAGCTGGCAATGTACGTTCGATTACCAATCACAGATTATTTCAACAGGTGGCATCAAAGTTAACTCCTGCGGAGCAGACCTTTTTAGACGAGCTACTCTTATCTCAATCCGTCGAAGGTCAGGTCACGCTCAATTTACTCAAATCTCCGCCCAAGAGTGTTAGACTTTCCCACATCATTCAGTTGCAATCTAAATTTGACAAGTTAATGTCTTTTGGCAATGCCCAACGGTTGTTAGCGGGGATTGCTAAGGGTAAGATTCAATCTTTTGCAGCCCAAGCTAAAGCGCTGGACATTTCGGATTTTCGAGATATCAAAACTAATAAACGACACGCTTTACTGGTGTGTTTACTCTATCGGGCGCAAGTTAAAACCAGAGATTATTTGGTCGATCTGTTTCTCAAACGGATGCGGAAAATTCACTACCTTGCCCGCCAACGGTTGGTAGAACTCAGAGAACAACATCTCAAGCAAACTGAAGTGATGCTAGGGGTGTTAGCGGAGATTTTAGAGGTATCTGTCGATCATCCTGACGAACAAACATTCGGAAATCAAGTGCAAGCCCTACTACAGTCTCATGGTGGTTCCGCCGAGCTACTCGAACGCTGTCAGGCGATTACGACTTACAACAGCGATAATTATTTACCATTAATTCGGCATTTCTTCGGTCGTTATCGTCCGTTGCTATTTGAATTGGTCAGATCTTTGGAGCTTCAATCGACCTCTCAAGATCAATCGTTACCTGTAGCTTTGGCGTTTGTGTTGAAGCACGAACAGCGGCGCAGTAAATATTTACCCAGCGACGATCTCGATTTGAGTTTCATCAGTGAGCGGTGGCGACGATTGGTGGTAGAACAGCGTGGGGAAGAGCAAGTACTGTCGAGAGTTCATCTGGAAGTATGTATCTTCACCTATTTAGCGGCTGAGTTGAAGACAGGAGATATCTCTGTCGCTGGTTCCGAGCAATACGCCGACTTTCGCGAACAGTTACTTTCATGGGAAGAATGTGAACACGACTTGGCAAGTTATGGAATACAAAGCGGTTTACCAGTAACCGCTGAGTCCTTTGTGGCTGCTTTAAAACAGCAATTAACAGAGGTGGCACAGACAGTTGACCAGATCTGTCAAGATGGTAGTCAAATTACCATTAACGAAGTTGGAGCACCCGTCCTCAAACGTTTGGTAGCAGAAGTGAAACCGTCTGGTGCCGATGAACTCGAAGCTAAGATTTGGGAACGTTTGCCAGAGCGGAGCGTATTGGACATCCTGTGCAATGTGGAATATTGGCTCAACTGGACGCGGCATTTTGGATTAGCTTCAGGCTCTGAGGCTAAAATAGACCAACCCACTGAGCGGTATATTCTGGCTGTGTTTGGTTATGGGTGTAACCTAGGTCCCTATCAAACAGCACGTCATACACGCGGACTGATCAATGGACAGATGTTGTCGCGCATCAATCGGCTACATATTCAAACCAGCCAAATCGAAGCAGCAATACGGGAGCTGATTAATGCTTACAATTTACTCCCATTGCCCAAGTGTTGGGGAACGGGGAAACGCGCAGCCGCTGATGGAAGCAAGTTTCAGATTCATGAAAACAGTTTGATGTCAGAGTACCATATCCGCTATGGCGGTTATGGTGGGATTGCTTACCATCATGTCTCAGATACTTACATTGCGCTGTTCACCCACTTTATTACCTGTGGAGTATGGGAGGCAGTGTATATCTTGGATGGGTTACTGAAGAACAGTTCGGATATTCAACCAGATACCTTACATGCGGATACTCAAGGTCAATCATTGACTGTCTTTGCTTTGTCCTATCTATTGGGAATCAAGCTGATGCCTCGGATTCGGAACTGGCAGGATTATACGTTCTTTCGTCCGAGTCCAGAGGCTGTGTATAAATACATCGATCCGTTATTTACGGATGTGGTGGATTGGAAGTTGATTCAAACTCATTGGCAGGATTTAATTCGTGTAACTTTGTCTATTCAGGCGGGTAAGTTGATGCCTTCAACGATCTTGCGAAGATTAGGGAGTAATAGTCGCAAGAATCGCCTGTACCAGACTTTTCAAGCCTTGGGACAGGTTGTTAGAACGTTGTTTTTGCTGCAATATATTTCCGACCGCGCTTTACGTCAGGAGATTACAGCTTGCACCAATATTGTTGAAGGCTATCACAATTTTCTGGACTGGTTATTTTTTGGTAAGCAGGGGGTACTTACAGACCACGATCCTGAAGAACAAGAGAAGCGGCTCAAGTATCTCGACTTAGTTGCCAGTGCGGTGATTTTTCAGAATACTGTGGATATTTCTGCTGCGGTACGGAGTTTGGTTGAGGAGGGGCATAAGGTTGACCGCGAGTTACTCTCTACTTTGAGTCCTTATCTGACTAGACATTTAAAGCGTTATGGCGACTATGTTGTCGATCTGACGACTATTCCCGAACCGTTGGATCTGGCAGTTAGCTTGCCAATTGAGATCGCTCAAGAGCTTTCTCAGTAAACGCTTCAGCGTTTCGTGGCACTGTTTTACACGTATCCTGAATACATGCCTAAGAATCCTGCTTCGAGCATGAAAGCCATTGCGCCTTCAAATCCGAGAATGCTGCCAAAGAAATCACCTACTGCTTCCGAAAATGGAGCCCAGTTTGTCCCAAATTGAAATTCCATCGGTAGCCCTGAGGCAACGCCAATCCCGAAGTTAAGAACGTATAACTTTGACCAGAAGCGAGCGTGGCGGTAGTAATCAGGATTACGGGTCTTCAGCCATAGTCCTTCGACAATGACGAGATAGATTGCCATGCCTGTAGTCAGAACTGGCCAGAGCATATGAAAAATGGCGGTTAATGCAAATTGCATTCGTGACAGTGCGACGGTATTTGATAGGATATCCATGATTTATCTTGAAGTGGTTCAGAAACTAAGCACTGCCTTGATTAACAATATACTTGGTTGGTAATATAGTTTGCAAAGGCTCTAAATAATCGGTTTATTAGGGAAGTTTTAAGGTTTAGCTGGTTAAATGCCTGCTAAATCGTGCATGGCGATATCGGTGGACAGAAAGAAGTGATCGCGTCCGACATAATCTACAAAACCGATGTTGAGCAATTTATCCATTACTGGCCCCTTCACTTCCGAGAAATAGAAGTTAATGCCTATGGTTTTTAAATCGGCAATCAGGCTTTCTAAAACTTCTAAGGCGCTGGCATCAATAAGATTAACGGCACTGCAAACTAGTACAATGCTAGTCACATCAAGGCGATCGCTAATTTCGCGGCTTAAAAAATTCTCCATATACTTAGCATTAGCAAAGTAGAGGCTGGCATCAACGCGAATTGCTAAAACTTGGGGACTGGTTTTGACATCGTAACGGAGGACATTGCGGAAATGTTCAGATTCGCCTAAGCGCCCGACGATCGCAATGTGGGGGCGGCTGGTATGCCATAGATGCAAAGATAAAGCGACGATCGCGCCAAAAATAATTCCCTTTTCGACACCTAAAACTAATACAGCGCTAAAGGTGACTAGCCAAGCGATCGCATCGGCTTTGTCATAGTTCCACATCCGTTTCAGGGTGGAAAAATCAATCAATTTATAAACGGCGGTAATGATAGTCGCGGCGAGACAGGTCTGCGGCAGGAAATAGAACCAAGATGTAAAGAACATCACCGTGATTGCGACTAATATTCCCGTAATCATTGAGGCTAAGCCCGTATTTGCCCCTGCGGCGAAATTCACCACCGAGCGACTGACTCCACCTGTCACAGGATATCCACCCGTAAAAGCGGCGCTTAGATTCGCTGCACCAAAGGCAATCAATTCCTGATTCGGATCAATCTTTTCACGCCGCTTGCTGGCGAGGGCTTGCGCTCCTGAGAAGCCCTCCATGTAACCAACTAAAGCGATCGCCAAAGCCGCAGGTAAAAGCGATCGCCAAGTTTGCAAATCAAAGCTAGGTATGGTCAAGGGCGGCAAGCCCAATGGAACCATACCTACAATTTTAACTCCCGCCCCTTGATCCCATCGGAAAATCGAGACTAGCAGAGTTCCCAAAATCACTACTAGCAGAGGCGCACTTTTGGAAATAGGTAAAATCCTCTGTTCGTTCCAGCCTTGTTGCTTCAATAATTTGACTAGGGGCTGATTGCAATAAAGTAGAATCGCAATGCTAACTAGTCCCAAACTCAGCGTAACCCAATTCACTTCGGTGATTTTACCCAAAATCAAAGTGAGAAGTTCGATAAATGATTCCGTAGAAGGAATCTTTAAACCCAGTAAATGTTTGACCTGACTAAAGCCAATGATGATTGCTGCGCCACTGATAAATCCTGAAATTACAGAACGGCTTAAGAAATTTACTAAAAATCCCATCCGTAAAATGCCCATGCCAATTTCGACGATTCCCACTAAAAAGGCTAGGGCGATCGCTAGGGCTAGATATTCGGAACTGCCTTGAGGGGAAAGTTTGGCGATCGCCGCCGCCACCATTAGAGAATCAACAGCAACGGGACCCACCGCCAAAACCTTACTTGTCCCTAATAATGGATAGATAATCGCAGGTAAAATACTGGCATAGAGTCCAATTTGAGGCGGCAGTCCCGCAAGCAGGGCATAAGCCATACCCTGCGGAATCAAGAGACTGGTGACAATAATCCCTGCGGTAATATCACCAAATAGATGTTTAGACTGATAATTTTTGAGCCAATTGAGCGCAGGAATATATTGCTGTAATTGATTAATCATCTATCTTTGCTTGTTGTAGGGCAGCATTGACAATAACCTTGCCATCGCACAGGTGTTAGAGATTCCTGCGAACATCAGACCCGCACCGACAAATCCTGTTAAGAGCATGAACCAAGGAGAAACCGTCGCACTTAAAATTGTGCCTAAGAAAACAAGGGAACCTGCCGTGATTTGGACTTGGCGCATGATGCTGATGGGGGCATTCTTATTTGCCTTGATCGGCATACCCTGCGATCGCCATGCCATGATCCCACCCTTGAGGTGTGTCACTTCTGCATATCCTGCATCTAGCAATTTTTCGGCGGCACGATGGGAACGATTGCCAGAACGACAATAGAGAACTACTTGCTTATCTGGACTATTGGAGATTTGCTGAATATCAAACTTGGATAATGGAACCAACATTGCGCCATCAATTCTCTCGCTAGCGAACTCATCCGCCTCGCGCACATCCACCAATTCTACGGCTTGGCGATCGATTAATTCTTTAAGATCTTGGACATCAATTAATTTGATTTGCGATTCAGATACAGAGGTGAGATTTTGTGAGGTTGTCATAGATTTAAGGAAGTTGTAGATAATTGTAAAAGAATCGGGTAGAGATCCCACACAATCCCCCT
Protein-coding regions in this window:
- a CDS encoding SulP family inorganic anion transporter; this encodes MINQLQQYIPALNWLKNYQSKHLFGDITAGIIVTSLLIPQGMAYALLAGLPPQIGLYASILPAIIYPLLGTSKVLAVGPVAVDSLMVAAAIAKLSPQGSSEYLALAIALAFLVGIVEIGMGILRMGFLVNFLSRSVISGFISGAAIIIGFSQVKHLLGLKIPSTESFIELLTLILGKITEVNWVTLSLGLVSIAILLYCNQPLVKLLKQQGWNEQRILPISKSAPLLVVILGTLLVSIFRWDQGAGVKIVGMVPLGLPPLTIPSFDLQTWRSLLPAALAIALVGYMEGFSGAQALASKRREKIDPNQELIAFGAANLSAAFTGGYPVTGGVSRSVVNFAAGANTGLASMITGILVAITVMFFTSWFYFLPQTCLAATIITAVYKLIDFSTLKRMWNYDKADAIAWLVTFSAVLVLGVEKGIIFGAIVALSLHLWHTSRPHIAIVGRLGESEHFRNVLRYDVKTSPQVLAIRVDASLYFANAKYMENFLSREISDRLDVTSIVLVCSAVNLIDASALEVLESLIADLKTIGINFYFSEVKGPVMDKLLNIGFVDYVGRDHFFLSTDIAMHDLAGI
- a CDS encoding rhodanese-like domain-containing protein; this translates as MTTSQNLTSVSESQIKLIDVQDLKELIDRQAVELVDVREADEFASERIDGAMLVPLSKFDIQQISNSPDKQVVLYCRSGNRSHRAAEKLLDAGYAEVTHLKGGIMAWRSQGMPIKANKNAPISIMRQVQITAGSLVFLGTILSATVSPWFMLLTGFVGAGLMFAGISNTCAMARLLSMLPYNKQR